In Gemmata obscuriglobus, a single genomic region encodes these proteins:
- a CDS encoding Eco57I restriction-modification methylase domain-containing protein, with the protein MPIYQKFVEVAKSLDPRYVVMVTPSRWFAGGRGLEEFRREMLSDRRLRCLIDYPDSREVFAGVDIAGGVSYFLWDSSWNGKCAVTNIYGSIASPPLSRHLDEYDILVRYNEAIPILEKVLCSTSDGAFESLSSQVAPIQPFSIRTNYRGETSSDGMVNPVLLYQNGGTSFIERGAIPRNAEWVDQWKVFLSGTSAEHGGQADKNGTRRVFSLILIGKPGTACTETYLVAGRFDTEAEATNFRAYLRTRFVRFFVSLRTNTQHLYSERFAFVPRLPMDCEWTDEALYKKYRLTQSEIAFIENVIRLMPEGDDE; encoded by the coding sequence ATGCCGATCTATCAAAAGTTCGTTGAGGTCGCCAAGAGCCTTGACCCGCGATATGTGGTGATGGTCACCCCCTCACGCTGGTTCGCGGGCGGCCGTGGACTTGAGGAATTCAGGCGGGAGATGCTTTCTGATCGGCGTTTACGTTGCTTGATCGACTACCCGGACTCACGAGAGGTTTTTGCGGGCGTCGATATCGCTGGTGGGGTTTCCTATTTTCTGTGGGACTCGTCTTGGAACGGTAAGTGCGCCGTTACCAACATTTACGGCAGCATCGCCAGCCCGCCGCTCAGTCGCCACTTGGACGAGTACGACATCCTTGTCCGCTACAACGAAGCGATCCCAATACTTGAAAAGGTTCTCTGCTCAACTTCTGATGGTGCATTTGAAAGCTTGTCGAGTCAAGTTGCACCGATTCAGCCTTTTAGCATCCGAACGAATTATCGCGGTGAAACCAGTAGCGACGGGATGGTCAACCCAGTGCTCCTCTACCAGAACGGCGGCACCAGTTTCATCGAGCGCGGTGCGATTCCGCGAAACGCTGAGTGGGTCGATCAGTGGAAGGTGTTTCTGTCTGGAACCTCAGCCGAACACGGTGGACAGGCAGACAAGAATGGTACCCGGCGAGTCTTTTCTTTGATTTTGATCGGCAAACCTGGGACAGCTTGCACTGAAACGTATCTTGTCGCAGGCCGATTCGACACCGAGGCTGAAGCTACGAACTTTCGTGCTTATCTCCGCACGAGGTTTGTTCGATTTTTCGTTTCGCTCCGAACGAACACGCAGCACTTGTACAGCGAGCGATTCGCCTTCGTTCCACGGCTTCCGATGGACTGCGAATGGACCGATGAAGCCCTGTATAAGAAGTACAGACTTACGCAAAGCGAGATCGCGTTCATCGAAAACGTGATCCGGCTGATGCCAGAGGGTGACGATGAGTAA
- a CDS encoding DEAD/DEAH box helicase family protein, whose amino-acid sequence MSKTIAEILAPKPEARPRIYAYAIHDDAHKGLLKVGQTTRDVKQRIAEQLKTAAIENYTIELDESAERADGTIFTDHEVRAALRRKKFENPQLEWMRCSVPDVKTVLAELRTGKAYTGTHHETFPMRREQADAVHKTFEQFQSIWRENPHAVPRFLWNAKMRFGKTFTAYQLAKKLGAKRVLVVTFKPAVEDAWQTDLESHVDFNDWQYLSRHSGSDPTQVSDSKPLVYFGSFQDLLGRDPAGNIKAKNEWLHAVKWDLVVFDEYHFGAWRETAKELFEGEDEAVAKKETKLEYGSGLEEVNEDIGELSEKEAEFLPITTRAYLYLSGTPFRALSTGEFIEEQIFNWTYTDEQRAKEAFAAEHPGQRNPYGALPQMRLLTYQMPDELLAIASGGEFNEFDLNAFFESTGAGETEQFKHKSDVQKWLDIIRGGYMTKEIEYLKTGTRPPFPYSDVRLLPYLQHSFWFLPNVAACHAMANLLAEKHNTFWHEYTVIVAAGASAGIGLDALPPVRKAIGSGFTTKTITLSCGKLTTGVTVPQWSAILMLRNLKSPETYFQSAFRVQSPWSIKNPNGDNPNEEEVLKPICFVFDFAPTRALRQLSEYGIGLSPNESNPENAVRDLVSFLPVLAYDGANMTQIDAGGILDIAMAGTSATLLARKWESALLVNVDNDTLRRVLDSPEAMDAVERIEGWRALGDNIIETIINKSDKVKELKNKGKEQELSSKEKKELSDEEKEYKSKRKLVQEKLIKFATRIPAFMYLTDFRENTLQDVITKLEPDLFRTVTGLDVKDFHLLVRLKVFNTEQMNQAVFAFRRYEDASLSYTGIESHEGLSRVGLYDTVVAKE is encoded by the coding sequence ATGAGTAAGACCATCGCGGAGATTCTCGCGCCCAAGCCGGAAGCAAGGCCGCGCATCTACGCCTACGCCATCCACGACGACGCGCACAAAGGGTTGCTCAAGGTGGGGCAGACCACGCGCGACGTGAAGCAGCGCATCGCCGAGCAGCTCAAGACCGCCGCCATCGAAAACTACACGATCGAACTGGATGAGTCCGCCGAGCGCGCCGATGGGACCATCTTCACCGACCACGAAGTACGGGCGGCGCTGCGCAGAAAGAAGTTCGAGAACCCGCAACTGGAGTGGATGCGCTGTTCCGTCCCGGACGTGAAGACTGTTCTGGCGGAACTGCGCACCGGCAAGGCGTACACCGGCACGCACCACGAAACCTTCCCAATGCGGCGGGAGCAGGCCGACGCGGTACACAAGACATTCGAGCAGTTTCAATCGATCTGGCGAGAGAACCCGCACGCCGTCCCACGGTTCCTCTGGAACGCGAAGATGCGGTTCGGCAAGACGTTCACCGCGTACCAACTCGCGAAGAAGCTCGGCGCCAAGCGCGTGCTCGTGGTGACCTTCAAGCCCGCCGTCGAAGACGCGTGGCAGACGGACCTCGAATCGCATGTGGACTTCAACGACTGGCAGTACCTGTCGCGCCACTCCGGCAGCGACCCGACGCAGGTTTCCGACTCGAAACCGCTCGTGTACTTCGGCTCGTTCCAGGATCTGCTCGGCCGCGACCCGGCGGGCAACATCAAGGCCAAGAACGAATGGCTCCACGCGGTTAAGTGGGATCTGGTGGTGTTCGACGAGTACCACTTCGGCGCGTGGCGTGAAACCGCGAAGGAGTTGTTCGAGGGCGAGGACGAGGCCGTTGCCAAGAAGGAAACCAAGCTCGAATACGGCAGCGGGCTGGAAGAGGTGAACGAGGACATCGGGGAACTATCAGAGAAGGAAGCCGAGTTCCTGCCGATCACCACACGAGCGTACCTGTACCTCTCGGGCACACCGTTTCGGGCGCTGTCCACGGGTGAGTTCATTGAGGAGCAAATCTTCAACTGGACGTACACCGATGAGCAGCGCGCGAAGGAGGCGTTCGCGGCGGAGCACCCGGGCCAGCGTAACCCTTACGGCGCGCTCCCCCAGATGCGCCTGCTCACCTACCAGATGCCGGACGAGTTGCTCGCGATTGCCAGCGGCGGCGAGTTCAACGAGTTCGACCTGAACGCGTTTTTTGAGTCAACGGGCGCGGGGGAGACGGAGCAGTTCAAGCACAAGAGCGACGTCCAGAAGTGGCTGGACATCATCCGCGGCGGTTACATGACGAAGGAAATCGAGTACTTGAAGACGGGCACCCGCCCGCCCTTTCCGTATTCGGACGTGCGATTGCTACCGTACCTTCAGCACTCGTTCTGGTTCCTGCCGAACGTCGCGGCCTGCCACGCGATGGCGAACCTCTTGGCCGAGAAGCACAACACCTTCTGGCACGAATACACGGTGATCGTTGCGGCTGGTGCGTCGGCAGGCATCGGGCTGGACGCGCTGCCGCCGGTGCGAAAAGCCATCGGCAGCGGGTTCACAACCAAGACCATCACGCTCTCCTGCGGCAAGCTGACCACGGGCGTGACGGTCCCGCAGTGGTCGGCCATTCTGATGCTGCGCAACCTCAAGTCGCCGGAGACCTATTTCCAGTCCGCGTTCCGGGTGCAGTCGCCGTGGAGCATCAAGAACCCGAACGGCGACAACCCGAACGAGGAGGAGGTGCTCAAGCCCATCTGCTTCGTGTTCGACTTCGCGCCCACCCGCGCGCTGCGGCAGCTCTCCGAGTACGGAATCGGGCTGTCGCCGAACGAGTCGAACCCGGAGAACGCCGTTCGCGACTTGGTGTCGTTCCTGCCGGTGCTGGCCTATGACGGCGCGAACATGACCCAGATCGACGCCGGGGGCATCCTCGACATCGCAATGGCGGGCACTTCGGCCACGCTGCTGGCTCGCAAGTGGGAGAGCGCGCTGCTCGTGAACGTGGACAACGACACTTTGCGCCGCGTGCTGGACAGCCCCGAAGCGATGGACGCCGTTGAGCGCATTGAGGGCTGGCGCGCGCTGGGCGACAACATCATCGAGACCATCATCAACAAAAGTGACAAGGTCAAGGAACTCAAGAACAAGGGCAAGGAACAAGAGCTGTCGAGCAAAGAGAAGAAGGAACTCAGCGACGAGGAAAAAGAGTACAAGTCGAAGCGCAAGCTCGTCCAAGAAAAGCTCATCAAGTTCGCGACGCGCATTCCCGCCTTCATGTACCTGACCGACTTCCGCGAGAACACGCTCCAAGACGTGATTACCAAGCTCGAACCGGACCTGTTCCGCACCGTTACCGGCCTGGATGTCAAGGACTTCCATTTACTTGTGCGGCTGAAAGTGTTCAACACCGAGCAAATGAACCAAGCGGTCTTCGCCTTCCGCCGGTACGAGGACGCTTCACTGAGTTACACCGGCATCGAAAGTCACGAAGGGCTTTCGCGCGTCGGGTTGTACGACACCGTGGTCGCAAAGGAGTGA
- a CDS encoding tyrosine-type recombinase/integrase: protein MARQNAPWYRAVRDCWYVRFEGKLTSLGVKGKGNQEAAKAAFEKLRTTPKPPPITAGPVLLPQAFAQFLVACKLSRKPNTVARYEYDAGDFVNDHPTLEPAQVTADHIRQWLADLDVGQTTKAIMLRSVSAFFGWLVKEDKLEKNPVKKVTRPKTASRSDKALISEADHKRLLEGASRDFRDVLVVLHGTGCRPGELQQITAETFNYKDRVVVITEHKTDHTGKPRPVYLTPELADLLHSKLVKYPTGPLLRGNKGVPWTGRAITESMKKLRKKTGVKAIAYGYRHTFVTDGLKSGLSNSQVAALVGHTTTAVIDRFYSHLGAAGDALRAALKFREKPKPDDQAA from the coding sequence ATGGCCCGTCAGAACGCCCCCTGGTATCGTGCGGTCCGGGACTGCTGGTACGTGCGGTTCGAGGGCAAGTTGACCAGTCTCGGTGTGAAGGGGAAAGGGAACCAAGAGGCTGCGAAGGCGGCTTTCGAGAAGCTACGGACCACACCCAAACCACCCCCGATTACCGCCGGACCCGTCCTTCTCCCCCAAGCGTTCGCTCAGTTTCTCGTGGCGTGCAAACTGTCCCGAAAACCGAACACGGTGGCCCGGTACGAGTACGACGCTGGGGATTTTGTCAACGACCACCCCACCCTGGAACCTGCTCAAGTGACAGCAGACCACATCCGACAGTGGCTCGCAGATCTCGACGTGGGGCAGACCACCAAGGCCATTATGCTCAGGTCAGTGTCCGCGTTCTTCGGCTGGCTCGTGAAGGAAGACAAACTCGAAAAGAACCCCGTGAAGAAGGTGACCAGACCGAAGACAGCCAGCCGCTCGGACAAGGCCCTGATCTCGGAGGCGGACCACAAGCGGTTGCTGGAAGGGGCGAGCAGAGACTTCCGTGACGTGTTGGTGGTGCTCCACGGTACGGGGTGCAGGCCGGGGGAGTTGCAACAGATCACTGCCGAAACCTTCAACTACAAAGATCGTGTGGTGGTGATTACGGAACACAAGACTGACCACACCGGAAAGCCCCGCCCAGTGTACCTCACTCCGGAACTGGCTGACCTGCTCCACAGCAAACTCGTCAAGTACCCCACCGGACCGCTGCTGAGGGGAAACAAGGGAGTGCCCTGGACCGGAAGAGCAATCACCGAGTCGATGAAGAAGTTGAGGAAGAAGACCGGGGTGAAGGCCATCGCTTACGGGTACAGGCACACGTTCGTAACTGACGGCTTGAAGTCCGGACTCAGTAACTCCCAAGTGGCCGCTCTGGTCGGGCACACCACAACGGCAGTGATCGATCGGTTCTACAGCCACTTGGGAGCAGCAGGGGACGCTCTGAGGGCAGCATTGAAATTCCGCGAGAAGCCCAAACCGGACGATCAAGCAGCGTAG
- a CDS encoding recombinase family protein, with amino-acid sequence MRKAFSYVRFSTPDQAKGDSFRRQTEFSQKYAEKHGLTLDESTSIRDLGASAFRGSNVKEGALAAFLELARSGKVPVGSVLIVESLDRLSRDQIRPALQLFLSILDSGVSIVTVHPEREYTPADQDPMTLIEPLIYFSRAHEESATKSKRISENWEQKRKAAVEKKTPMTSVCPKWLEVKEGKFVPVPERVELVKRIFRLTLEGMGTYFVIKKLTEEGIKGWGRNGKWNTAYVRMILVDRRVLGEYQPKKLVEGKMQNHGERILDYFPRVISDQDFYAALGTIKKRKGKAGRGGAFRENVLSGLVYNAEDGSSMAYGTHRHLKPFLSSTASYNSTPHPKGRSFPYQLVEEAVLSLLPELQVTTEAAFGCVDRIAELEGRIGELNVKIEKLSTSLMNCPAVAFDELLTVFEALGRERKELGKQLEQEKRAAEARAPQPPVEPKTLIEVRRASVGECRKWLNAKLRNGIQVLVERITIRIEKRSRVEKAARIEVKLKSGECRSSTVLHPPPPLQTEARV; translated from the coding sequence ATGCGTAAGGCTTTCTCCTACGTTCGCTTCTCCACCCCCGATCAGGCTAAGGGAGACTCTTTCCGCCGTCAAACCGAGTTCAGTCAGAAGTACGCGGAGAAGCACGGGCTGACCTTGGACGAGAGCACTTCCATTCGGGATCTCGGGGCGTCTGCTTTCCGTGGGTCGAACGTCAAGGAGGGGGCTCTGGCTGCTTTTCTCGAACTGGCTCGGTCGGGGAAAGTGCCTGTGGGATCGGTGCTGATTGTCGAGTCGCTGGACCGCCTGTCGAGGGATCAAATCCGCCCAGCCTTGCAATTGTTCTTGAGCATCTTGGACTCTGGTGTATCGATCGTCACCGTTCATCCCGAGCGAGAGTACACACCTGCTGACCAAGATCCCATGACCCTGATCGAGCCTCTGATCTACTTCTCCCGAGCCCACGAAGAGTCGGCCACCAAGAGCAAACGGATCAGCGAGAACTGGGAGCAGAAGCGAAAAGCCGCAGTCGAGAAGAAGACCCCGATGACTTCCGTTTGCCCCAAGTGGCTGGAGGTGAAAGAGGGGAAGTTCGTACCGGTGCCCGAGCGGGTCGAGTTGGTCAAGAGGATTTTCAGACTGACTCTGGAGGGGATGGGCACTTATTTCGTGATTAAGAAGCTGACCGAAGAGGGGATCAAGGGTTGGGGGCGAAACGGGAAGTGGAATACAGCCTACGTGCGAATGATCCTGGTCGATCGTCGGGTGTTGGGAGAGTACCAACCGAAGAAGTTGGTCGAGGGGAAGATGCAGAATCATGGGGAGCGGATACTGGACTACTTCCCTCGCGTGATTTCGGATCAGGACTTCTACGCGGCTCTTGGAACGATCAAGAAGCGGAAGGGTAAGGCTGGTAGGGGAGGAGCTTTCAGGGAGAACGTGCTGTCAGGTCTGGTGTACAACGCTGAGGACGGAAGCTCGATGGCCTACGGAACTCACCGCCACCTCAAACCCTTCCTGAGCAGTACTGCGAGTTACAACAGCACCCCTCACCCGAAAGGCCGATCGTTCCCGTACCAATTGGTGGAGGAGGCGGTTCTGTCACTGCTCCCCGAGTTGCAGGTCACGACAGAAGCGGCTTTCGGCTGCGTGGATCGAATTGCGGAGTTGGAGGGGCGTATCGGCGAACTGAACGTGAAGATCGAGAAATTATCAACCTCATTGATGAACTGCCCAGCGGTGGCCTTTGACGAGCTACTCACCGTATTTGAGGCACTCGGCAGGGAGCGGAAGGAACTGGGGAAACAACTGGAGCAGGAGAAGCGGGCAGCAGAAGCACGAGCACCACAACCGCCCGTCGAGCCAAAGACGCTGATTGAGGTTCGCAGGGCATCAGTGGGGGAGTGCCGGAAGTGGCTGAATGCAAAACTGCGTAACGGAATACAGGTGCTGGTCGAACGCATCACCATACGGATCGAGAAGCGGTCGCGGGTCGAGAAGGCGGCACGCATTGAGGTCAAACTCAAAAGTGGGGAGTGCCGATCGTCCACCGTGCTTCACCCACCCCCACCGCTCCAGACAGAGGCGAGAGTCTAG